The genomic DNA AAAAACCGTTTTCAGTTTATCAGCATCCAGTCGGCGGTATTTATCCTGATGCACAAGCCCCTCACGCGGTAGTCGGAGGGTAAGTTTACGGCGCAAGGCGCTTTCGGTCGGGTGACCAAAACATACCATAGTAATCGGCAATGTATACGGGGGTAGATTAAACAGTTCCCGATGATACTCGTAGTTCTCCAGAATATCGCCGATATAACACGAACCGATTCCTATGGATTCGGCGGCAATGACCGCGGTCTGGGCCGCTATTAAAGCATCGCAGCAAGCTAATAAAAGATCGCCGGACTGAGGGTGACGAAAAGGGCGGTTTAACTCTTTTGCGCGCGGTTCAACATTGGAAAGGTTAAAATAATCAAACCATCGCTGATAATCAGCCAGGAAAAGCAATACATAAGGCGCTTTGGCAATGAAAGGCTGATGATCACAACTAGTTGCCAATTTGTCCTTTAAGCCCTGGTCAGCAATGTCAATGACTGAATAAAGCATCAGTCCTCCGGCTGTCGGAGATCTGAAAGCGGCATTCAAAATCAGCTCCTTTTCGGAATCGGTAACTGGCTGAGAAGTATAAGCCCTTACAGAGCGGCGATTATTAATGATTTTTAATGTCTCATTCATGCACTGTCCACTCCAGTTTTTAAGGTTACAGGAACCTCACCCTTCACGAGGGTGGTCATGTGAACCCTCTCAGCAACCAGGTTGGCCGTGATGCCCGCAACAACTCTGGCGTTTTACCAGCTTAATGCCGTTGTTGCGGAAAACCAGATAGATTTTCTTATGGAGGGGCATGGGCGCAGACATGTTGGTAAAAAAGGCTTTAAGGCTCGGCACGATACAACCTCCCGAATCTTTGGTGCCCCTGGCGCGACTCGAACGCGCGACACGCGGTTTAGGAAACCGCTGCTCTATCCTCTGAGCTACAGGGGCCTGGGGATGATTATAGCAATATTGAGGTACCGTGTAATCCGGCGCCTAATGCTTTGTTGGTTTCTCCGGTTCCAAAGTACAGGTATCTGTAGCCGGCTGCTTGAGCAGAAACAGCACTCCAATAATACCAGCTACGAGGGACGTACCGACGATAGCCAGTTTGGCGGAATCTATGGAGCCGACGTCAGTAAACGCCAGGCCGGTGATGAAGATGGACATGGTAAAACCCACGCCGGCCAGCAAACCGGCACCGATGATATGATTCCATTGGCAGGTGGCCGGCTTGGCAATCCAGCCGATTTTGCTGATAAGCCAGGTCAGTCCAATGATGCCCACAGGCTTACCGATCAGCAGACCGGCCATAATGCCCAGAGTAATCGGCTGGACCATTTCAATATCACCGCCGATGGCGACGCCGGCGTTGGCCAGGGCAAAAACCGGCATGATGAAAAAGGCACTTATAGGATGCAGCGCGTGCTCCAGCCTAAGCAAAGGATTCTGAACATGTTCGTATGCCGCACCGATTTTTTCAACGGCGTCTTGTTGTTCCGAATTCAACAGAACGTTTTTACGCCGGGACTCGGCGCCGCTGAAGGCTTCCAATTCCAGATTGCAGGTATCCACAAACTCCTTGCTGGAAATCTTCTGCCTTACCGGAATGGTTAACGCCAACAGTACGCCGGCAATAGTGGCGTGAATGCCGGATTCAAAGACAAAGAACCAGAGTATCAGGCCAAGAGCCAGATACGGTGTTAGTTTTTTAACCCCACCGGCATTAAGCATGATCAGACCGGCGACAACCACACCCGCCATACCAAGGGAACCCCAGTCCAGATTACTGGAATAGGCTACGGCGATAATCAGGATAGCACCGAGGTCATCAATGACGGCGAGTGACACCAGAAAGACCTTGAGTGCCAGTGGCACCCTCTTACCCAGCAGCATCAGGAACCCCAGCGCAAAAGCGATGTCGGTAGCCATGGGGATTCCAAAACCGTGCGCTTTGCCGCCATCGGCCATATTAATGGCCAGATAAATACCCGCCGGTACCAGCATGCCGCCGAGGGCACCTATGGCCGGGAAGGCGGCTTTAGCCGGTGAGGACAATTCACCGACCATAAGTTCCCGCTTGATTTCCAGGCCGATGAGCAGGAAAAACAGTGCCATCAGGCCATCGTTGATCCAGTGAGCCAGCGACATTTCCAAATGAAAATCACCGACATTAATGCCGGCTTCTATATGCAGAAAGTCAAAATACTGGGCAGACAGCGGGGAATTGGCGATAATCATGGCCAACACCGCAGCACCGAACAATAAAAACCCGCCGGTGGACTCCTGGCCCAAAAAACGCTCAACGGCGCTGACTATTTTCAGATTATTGAACTGCAAACGCATGCGGTTAAAATCCTCAAGAGTTGATTTGACGGACAATTCTAGCAATTAACCCTTGTTGGTGGCAATAGGACGCCCCGGCACCAGCACTGTATCCGGATGATTTACCGGCCTTGAATAAGCTTTCCTGTAGATTTTATTCGCGGTTTGTAGCTGGTATCCTTTACGCTTCAGCGTTTTTGACCTATAATGGTTATGTATCCCGAGGGAGGGGATTTTATTATGGCAAGTCGGTTTGACAAATTTTCTGAACGCGCCAGACGCGTTTTAACCTACGCCCAGGAAGAGGCGCAGAACTTAAATCACAACTACATCGGCACCGAGCATATCCTGCTGGGTATGGTGAGGGAAGAGGACGGCGTCGCCGCCCGGGTGTTGACCGGAATGGACGTTAACCTGGCTAAGTTGCGCTCCGCCGTAGAATTCGTTATCGGTCGGGGTGAAAAACCGTCCAGCGGCGAAACCGGACTGACTTCAAGGGCTAAAAAGGTTATTGAACTGGCGATTGACGAAGCCAGAACCCTTAATCATAACTACATCGGCACCGAGCATCTGTTGCTGGGGCTATTGCGCGAAGGCGAAGGCGTTGCCGCCGGTGTGTTGGACAGCTTCGGCATCACCATTGAAAAGGCCCGGGCGGAAATTACCCGAGTACTGTCTCAGGGGGCTATCAACCGCGGCGCGCCGCTCAAGGCCGGCAAGGCGCAGGGTAAGACGCCTAACCTTGACGCAGTGTCTCTGGACCTTACCGCCGCCGCCCGCGCCGGCAAGTTGGACCCGGTGGTT from Dehalogenimonas sp. W includes the following:
- the nhaA gene encoding Na+/H+ antiporter NhaA gives rise to the protein MRLQFNNLKIVSAVERFLGQESTGGFLLFGAAVLAMIIANSPLSAQYFDFLHIEAGINVGDFHLEMSLAHWINDGLMALFFLLIGLEIKRELMVGELSSPAKAAFPAIGALGGMLVPAGIYLAINMADGGKAHGFGIPMATDIAFALGFLMLLGKRVPLALKVFLVSLAVIDDLGAILIIAVAYSSNLDWGSLGMAGVVVAGLIMLNAGGVKKLTPYLALGLILWFFVFESGIHATIAGVLLALTIPVRQKISSKEFVDTCNLELEAFSGAESRRKNVLLNSEQQDAVEKIGAAYEHVQNPLLRLEHALHPISAFFIMPVFALANAGVAIGGDIEMVQPITLGIMAGLLIGKPVGIIGLTWLISKIGWIAKPATCQWNHIIGAGLLAGVGFTMSIFITGLAFTDVGSIDSAKLAIVGTSLVAGIIGVLFLLKQPATDTCTLEPEKPTKH
- a CDS encoding nitroreductase family protein — translated: MNETLKIINNRRSVRAYTSQPVTDSEKELILNAAFRSPTAGGLMLYSVIDIADQGLKDKLATSCDHQPFIAKAPYVLLFLADYQRWFDYFNLSNVEPRAKELNRPFRHPQSGDLLLACCDALIAAQTAVIAAESIGIGSCYIGDILENYEYHRELFNLPPYTLPITMVCFGHPTESALRRKLTLRLPREGLVHQDKYRRLDADKLKTVFTDMETQFIAGVHAPEITNAGQDVFFRKFTADFAIEMNRSVNKMLENWR